A single Brienomyrus brachyistius isolate T26 chromosome 11, BBRACH_0.4, whole genome shotgun sequence DNA region contains:
- the harbi1 gene encoding putative nuclease HARBI1 — protein sequence MAVPIAILDCDLLLHGRGHKTLDRFDIETVSDEFLLTTFGFPREFIYFLVELLGDTLSRRTQRSRAISPDVQILAALGFYTSGSFQTRMGDAIGISQASMSRCVTNVTNALVEKASDFIGFMRDDATKQQSKEEFYRVAGMPNVIGVVDCAHIAIKAPNSEDLSYINKKGFHSINCQLVCDSRGLLLSAETHWPGSLDDSAVFKQSAVKTFFEEQESHEGWLLGDRLYPLKKWLMTPLQYPETPADYRYNLAHVATHEIVDRTFRAIQTRFRCLDGSKGYLQYSPEKCARIILACCVLHNVSLQSGLDAWTFGRTETPDQLGEGCEQMDLSDSEAFRIRQELIKNHFS from the exons ATGGCCGTACCTATAGCTATCTTGGACTGTGATCTTCTGCTACACGGTCGGGGGCACAAGACCCTGGACAGATTTGACATAGAGACCGTGTCGGATGAGTTTTTATTGACAACGTTTGGCTTTCCGCGAGAATTCATCTATTTTTTGGTGGAACTTCTGGGCGACACTTTATCACGACGTACCCAGAGATCGAGAGCCATCAGCCCGGACGTGCAGATCCTGGCCGCCCTCGGCTTTTATACGTCGGGATCCTTCCAGACTCGTATGGGAGATGCTATAGGTATTAGTCAGGCATCCATGAGTCGCTGCGTTACAAACGTTACCAACGCACTGGTAGAAAAAGCTTCGGATTTCATCGGCTTTATGCGTGACGATGCCACGAAGCAGCAGTCCAAAGAGGAGTTCTACAGGGTGGCCGGTATGCCCAACGTCATTGGTGTCGTAGACTGCGCTCATATCGCGATCAAAGCACCCAACAGCGAAGACCTGTCATACATCAATAAGAAGGGCTTCCACTCCATAAATTGTCAGCTTGTATGTGATTCAAGGGGCCTTCTGCTGAGTGCTGAGACGCACTGGCCAGGTAGTTTAGATGATAGTGCAGTGTTTAAACAATCTGCCGTGAAGACTTTCTTTGAAGAACAGGAAAGTCATGAAGGATGGTTACTGG GAGATCGCCTCTACCCCCTAAAGAAGTGGTTGATGACACCCCTCCAGTACCCAGAAACCCCTGCTGATTACCGCTACAACTTGGCTCATGTGGCCACGCACGAGATTGTGGACCGCACATTCCGAGCCATCCAGACCCGCTTTCGATGCCTGGATGGGTCCAAGGGGTACCTGCAATACTCTCCTGAAAAATGTGCCCGCATTATCTTGGCCTGCTGCGTCCTGCACAACGTATCACTGCAGTCTGGCCTGGACGCGTGGACTTTTGGGAGGACAGAGACACCAGACCAGTTGGGCGAGGGCTGTGAGCAGATGGACCTGTCAGACTCCGAGGCCTTTAGAATCCGGCAGGAGCTTATCAAAAACCACTTCAGCTAG